One segment of Rickettsiella grylli DNA contains the following:
- a CDS encoding LapA family protein: MRFITYFFLIVLFIFGLIFAGLNADLVSVNYYLGTQRIPLSLLAILSFVFGGLLGLLTAFITYIKLKYANRRLRHRLNLVEKELANLRALPFKDQH; encoded by the coding sequence ATGCGATTCATAACATATTTCTTCCTGATTGTTTTATTTATTTTTGGATTAATTTTTGCAGGTCTTAATGCGGATTTAGTGAGTGTAAATTATTACTTAGGGACTCAAAGAATACCGCTTTCTTTATTAGCCATATTGAGTTTTGTTTTTGGTGGCTTATTAGGTCTGCTAACAGCGTTTATTACCTATATTAAACTGAAATATGCGAACCGTCGTTTACGCCATCGTTTAAATCTCGTTGAAAAAGAACTCGCTAATTTAAGAGCCTTACCCTTTAAAGATCAACATTAA